A window of Chloroflexota bacterium contains these coding sequences:
- a CDS encoding glycosyltransferase, with the protein MGMSRVSLIFTVWNEEAALPALLKSLEAQGRQPDEIVIADGGSTDGTVPLLRDFAVARQHSVIPAEAGIQSHIVLLELPGANIAEGRNAAIRAATGDIIAVTDAGVTLPNYWLEELVRPFEDRPDVNMVSGYSRPDPRTRFEELLAVTTLPLVSEIREASYLASSRSVAFRRELWKKAAGYPEWLDYCEDVVFDFNCKAVGAHVVFQPAASVRFRPRPHLKAFFLQYYRYARGDGKANLWPGRHALRYTAYVLGSILLWRGRQNPLWWALLALAIVAGSRKPLLRALTDPASRNKKSLVSSFGSILLIRVVGDIAKMLGYPVGVWWRWRLRQGRRLRRGQ; encoded by the coding sequence ATGGGTATGTCTAGAGTCTCACTGATATTTACGGTGTGGAACGAGGAAGCAGCTCTGCCTGCACTACTGAAATCGCTCGAAGCACAGGGCCGCCAACCGGACGAGATCGTCATTGCTGACGGCGGGTCAACCGACGGTACAGTCCCTTTGCTGCGGGACTTTGCGGTAGCGCGACAGCACTCTGTCATTCCGGCGGAAGCCGGAATCCAGTCTCACATCGTCCTGCTTGAACTACCAGGCGCCAACATTGCGGAGGGTCGCAATGCCGCCATTCGCGCCGCCACCGGCGACATTATCGCTGTCACCGATGCCGGCGTTACGCTGCCTAATTACTGGCTTGAAGAATTGGTGCGTCCGTTCGAGGACCGGCCGGATGTAAACATGGTTAGCGGCTATTCGCGGCCGGACCCTCGTACACGATTTGAGGAACTGCTGGCCGTGACGACGCTTCCTCTGGTAAGCGAAATCCGTGAAGCATCCTACCTTGCTTCAAGCCGCTCCGTGGCATTTCGCCGTGAATTGTGGAAAAAAGCGGCTGGATATCCAGAGTGGCTCGACTACTGCGAAGACGTAGTCTTCGACTTCAATTGTAAAGCGGTTGGCGCCCACGTTGTGTTTCAGCCGGCGGCGAGCGTGCGCTTTCGACCGCGCCCGCACCTTAAGGCGTTCTTTCTGCAGTACTATCGCTATGCCCGGGGTGACGGCAAAGCTAACCTGTGGCCGGGCCGCCACGCGCTCCGTTACACTGCTTATGTTCTCGGGTCTATTCTGCTTTGGCGCGGCAGGCAGAATCCACTGTGGTGGGCGCTGCTCGCGTTGGCGATTGTTGCGGGCTCCCGCAAACCGCTCCTTCGTGCACTCACAGATCCCGCGTCAAGAAACAAGAAGAGCCTTGTCTCTTCGTTTGGTAGTATCTTGCTCATACGCGTAGTGGGCGACATTGCCAAAATGCTTGGGTATCCGGTAGGAGTCTGGTGGCGATGGCGACTTCGTCAAGGGCGGCGACTGCGTCGAGGCCAATGA
- a CDS encoding glycosyltransferase family 4 protein, with protein sequence MRVLFLTPQPPWPPHAGPAIRNYQLIAGAATQHQVYVLCFGDSDTDLTALKEICSWAGWVARPQSTLRDRILHLLRSSEPDLAFRLQSEAFAERLRFILAHQHFDLIQFEGLEMVPHLALARRESPNSLLVLDEHNVEYLLQERISATSQSLGRWYSRIQARRLRQYESNALASSDGWITVSKVDESYLEPLSSGKPHTVIPIGVDPEKQGAQGVPLAPLPRLFFAGKLDYRPNRDGLRWFCTKVWPLIRSEVPTVEFIVAGSGVGLERRWLRQPGIQSLGYLDDREFAQALGSAWVSVVPVQAGSGMRVKILESFLWAKPVATTSIGIEGIEAAPGEHVRIGDTPEDLAGHVVDLLRDRLLAQEQGLAAKRLAEELYDWRRFTPRLLEFYGRLHESRDGYV encoded by the coding sequence ATGCGAGTCCTCTTTCTTACGCCGCAACCGCCGTGGCCGCCTCACGCCGGCCCGGCAATCCGCAACTATCAACTCATCGCTGGCGCTGCTACCCAACACCAAGTGTATGTATTGTGCTTTGGCGACTCCGACACTGATCTAACAGCACTAAAAGAGATTTGCAGTTGGGCAGGATGGGTAGCCCGGCCCCAGTCAACTCTTCGCGACCGCATACTTCACCTGTTACGGAGTTCGGAGCCGGATCTCGCGTTTAGGCTCCAGAGCGAGGCCTTTGCAGAACGCTTGCGATTCATTCTGGCACATCAGCACTTCGATCTCATTCAATTCGAGGGCTTGGAAATGGTCCCCCATCTTGCCTTGGCACGAAGGGAGAGTCCGAACAGTCTGCTCGTTCTCGACGAGCACAATGTGGAATATTTGCTCCAAGAGCGCATATCAGCCACTTCCCAGAGCTTAGGGCGCTGGTACTCTCGCATCCAAGCCCGCAGACTGCGCCAGTATGAGTCGAATGCGCTCGCCTCGAGCGACGGCTGGATCACCGTTTCCAAAGTTGATGAAAGCTACCTAGAACCCCTCTCCAGCGGCAAGCCGCATACGGTCATTCCTATCGGCGTCGACCCTGAGAAGCAAGGCGCCCAGGGCGTACCCCTCGCTCCTTTACCGCGCCTATTTTTCGCAGGAAAGCTGGACTATCGACCGAATCGGGATGGCTTGCGCTGGTTCTGCACAAAAGTCTGGCCGCTCATTCGCTCTGAAGTCCCAACCGTGGAATTCATCGTTGCCGGATCCGGTGTCGGCCTTGAAAGGCGCTGGCTCCGCCAGCCGGGGATACAGTCACTGGGCTACTTGGACGACAGAGAGTTCGCGCAAGCCCTCGGCAGCGCGTGGGTCTCGGTGGTACCGGTTCAGGCGGGAAGCGGCATGCGCGTGAAAATACTCGAATCTTTCTTATGGGCAAAGCCGGTTGCGACCACGAGCATCGGCATCGAGGGTATAGAAGCTGCACCCGGCGAGCACGTGCGCATTGGCGACACCCCGGAGGACTTAGCCGGACATGTGGTCGATCTCTTGCGCGATCGTCTATTGGCGCAGGAGCAAGGCCTGGCAGCCAAGCGACTTGCGGAGGAACTCTACGATTGGCGCCGTTTCACGCCTCGCCTGCTCGAGTTTTACGGGCGCCTGCATGAGTCACGTGATGGGTATGTCTAG
- a CDS encoding glycosyltransferase family 2 protein, which translates to MLKDSNDKPETRAEESLVAPLSVSVLIPTWNGRDLLRACLDSLLQQTHRDFEVVVAENGSVDGTRDMLQQEYPWVRVVALERNLGFARGVKAAFDVATGNLIVLLNNDTEAAPTWLEELVAAAHGHPTAASFACKVSLYQDRSRLHSAGDYYGCDGVPGNRGVWEQDGPDYNERGWVFGAQGAACAYRRSLLDTIGFFDEDLVSYCEDVDLNWRANLRGFRCLYVPEAQVFHHVSATGGGALASYYCGRNFIAVAVKDVPGHFWRRYWRRIIGQQFAITVEALRNFRGEAARARLRGQLAGIALIPSMLRKRRVVQGQITTDLSKIEELMGPWVLPLRQ; encoded by the coding sequence ATGCTCAAAGACTCGAATGACAAGCCGGAAACACGCGCAGAGGAATCACTCGTTGCTCCCCTGTCCGTGAGTGTCCTCATTCCGACCTGGAACGGCAGAGACCTGCTGCGCGCCTGCCTGGATTCTCTTTTGCAGCAGACCCACCGAGATTTTGAGGTGGTTGTGGCAGAAAATGGTTCTGTCGACGGTACGAGAGACATGCTGCAGCAGGAGTATCCGTGGGTACGCGTCGTGGCCCTCGAACGAAACCTTGGCTTTGCTCGCGGCGTGAAAGCGGCGTTCGATGTTGCTACAGGAAACCTGATCGTCCTGCTAAACAATGATACGGAAGCGGCGCCAACCTGGCTTGAAGAGCTTGTGGCCGCGGCACACGGCCATCCCACTGCAGCGTCATTTGCATGCAAGGTCTCCCTATATCAGGATCGTAGCCGCCTGCACTCCGCTGGAGACTACTACGGCTGCGACGGCGTGCCGGGAAACCGCGGGGTATGGGAGCAGGACGGACCGGACTATAACGAACGCGGCTGGGTGTTTGGCGCACAAGGGGCGGCTTGCGCCTACCGCCGGAGCCTCTTAGACACTATTGGCTTCTTCGACGAAGACCTTGTCTCCTATTGCGAAGACGTTGACCTAAACTGGCGCGCTAATCTTCGCGGATTTCGGTGTCTCTATGTTCCAGAAGCCCAGGTCTTCCATCACGTCTCTGCGACCGGCGGCGGGGCGCTTGCCAGCTACTATTGCGGACGAAACTTCATTGCTGTCGCAGTGAAAGACGTCCCCGGGCATTTCTGGCGGCGATACTGGAGACGGATAATTGGACAGCAGTTCGCCATTACCGTCGAAGCCTTGCGCAACTTTCGAGGTGAAGCGGCGCGCGCACGCTTGCGGGGACAGCTTGCAGGTATCGCCCTCATCCCCTCCATGCTACGCAAACGCCGCGTCGTCCAGGGGCAGATAACGACTGACCTGTCAAAGATAGAAGAGCTGATGGGACCGTGGGTATTGCCGCTCAGGCAATAG
- a CDS encoding glycosyltransferase family 1 protein translates to MKIGIDCRLHYYNRTGIGRYIRNLIREFPESANAEMELVLLQSRREREALLQAPRMRCRRVFTPAHHPVERWFLAAEIAAQRLDVLHSPDHVAPKRKGWESVVTIHDLSFLAHPEAYDSASLLYYTQVFRTLPRTARVITVSEFTRHEVLNRISIAPEKVISVYEAVDPAYYTRPEASCERIRRRLGISEPYILVVGTIEARKNLERVIEAYDVLPRRDRPQLVFAGGRGYQYENVLEAVQGHRLQDQVKFLGFVDDAKLPMLYTSAVCLLFPSLYEGFGLPILEAMACGCPVITSNFGSMAEVAGDAAILVDPNSAAAIAHGITTLLDDTALRDGMIAGGHARVKQFSWRTAAQQTLAVYREAAGPH, encoded by the coding sequence ATGAAGATCGGCATTGATTGTCGCCTCCACTACTACAATCGCACAGGAATCGGCCGCTATATCCGAAACCTAATTCGGGAGTTTCCGGAGTCCGCCAATGCTGAAATGGAGTTAGTCCTACTCCAAAGTAGACGAGAACGCGAAGCTCTCCTGCAAGCCCCCCGAATGCGCTGTCGTAGAGTCTTTACTCCTGCCCACCATCCCGTGGAGCGGTGGTTCCTGGCAGCGGAAATTGCGGCTCAGCGGCTAGACGTATTGCATAGCCCTGACCACGTGGCACCGAAACGGAAAGGGTGGGAGAGCGTGGTTACCATTCACGATCTCTCCTTCTTGGCGCATCCGGAAGCCTACGATTCTGCCAGTCTTCTCTACTACACCCAGGTTTTTCGCACACTACCTCGTACAGCCCGGGTTATCACGGTATCGGAATTCACCCGGCATGAAGTCCTAAACCGCATTTCCATCGCACCGGAGAAGGTTATCAGCGTTTACGAGGCAGTGGATCCGGCTTACTATACGCGCCCAGAGGCTAGTTGCGAACGCATCAGACGTCGTCTTGGTATTTCTGAGCCGTATATCCTCGTCGTTGGCACCATTGAAGCACGCAAGAATCTGGAACGAGTAATTGAGGCATATGACGTGCTGCCTCGCAGAGACCGTCCCCAACTCGTCTTTGCCGGCGGCCGGGGCTATCAATACGAAAATGTCCTCGAGGCAGTCCAGGGGCATCGCCTACAGGACCAGGTCAAGTTTCTCGGTTTCGTGGACGACGCCAAGCTACCGATGCTCTATACCAGCGCCGTCTGTCTCCTGTTCCCATCTCTCTACGAAGGATTTGGGTTGCCCATACTTGAGGCGATGGCATGCGGCTGCCCCGTCATCACCTCAAACTTCGGCAGCATGGCAGAAGTTGCCGGGGATGCTGCCATCCTCGTAGATCCAAACTCCGCCGCAGCGATTGCGCATGGCATCACGACTCTCTTGGATGACACGGCGCTGCGCGACGGCATGATCGCCGGAGGGCACGCACGCGTGAAGCAGTTCTCGTGGCGCACTGCGGCTCAGCAAACGCTTGCCGTCTACCGCGAGGCTGCAGGACCACACTGA
- a CDS encoding O-antigen ligase family protein, whose product MSLGLPAGLLRSEALGRISWTVLFLLIAILLGIAIGWGAVSYSPFTLLFLLVGLVGSVAVAFSPGLAVIGLMAIIWLLPFGTLPFRVGFRFSFLDLATGALLFLFAWQVCTHRLRLPSRVSVVAVALYVLLLLVAAGNGLRFGMSEDAITHSIKLASSAFIFVMLVTWLQTEQAARRAATWFLVFAAGQALIGVVLYLIPPAYSIKILSQLGRIGYPVGGGVLRYIADTPLLRATGTSIDPNMLGGALVFAIAFGVALWASHPRRWWLLGLLGLLLLCLLLTRSRAALLGSGAAIVVLTTLRYRWLFWLYPLGGITIAALPQTRAMLLHLLSGLRAQDRAAAMRLDEYSKSFNLIQDHPLLGVGFGPPPTIDTFVGVSSIYLQLAELGGFVTLAAFSLAVGAALWSMLQGWRRGLTPDSEWVALGALAGLLGALVTGLFDQHYVVYPHMATLFWLVAGLGVAAAWVGRDSKHSTEDTL is encoded by the coding sequence GTGAGTTTGGGACTACCGGCCGGTCTCCTGCGCAGCGAAGCTTTGGGCCGCATCTCCTGGACGGTCCTCTTTTTGCTCATTGCAATTCTGCTGGGCATCGCTATCGGCTGGGGAGCGGTGAGCTACTCGCCGTTTACGCTTCTCTTTCTCCTGGTGGGCCTAGTTGGGAGCGTTGCCGTTGCCTTCTCCCCGGGCCTAGCAGTCATCGGGTTAATGGCAATCATCTGGTTACTACCATTCGGCACCCTGCCGTTCCGCGTTGGCTTTCGCTTCAGTTTCCTAGACCTTGCAACCGGCGCGCTGCTTTTTCTGTTCGCGTGGCAAGTGTGTACACATCGTCTTCGTTTGCCTAGCCGCGTATCGGTTGTTGCCGTTGCGCTCTACGTCCTCCTCTTGTTAGTTGCCGCCGGCAACGGTCTGCGCTTTGGCATGTCTGAAGATGCCATCACTCATTCAATTAAATTGGCCTCGAGCGCTTTCATTTTCGTTATGCTCGTCACGTGGTTGCAAACTGAGCAAGCAGCTCGACGCGCGGCCACGTGGTTTCTTGTATTCGCCGCCGGCCAGGCCTTGATAGGTGTCGTTCTTTACTTAATTCCCCCAGCTTATTCAATCAAGATACTTTCTCAGTTGGGGCGAATAGGCTATCCGGTTGGGGGCGGCGTGCTGCGATACATAGCCGACACTCCCTTGCTACGCGCGACGGGAACGAGCATCGATCCTAATATGCTGGGCGGTGCCTTGGTATTCGCCATCGCCTTTGGCGTGGCGCTATGGGCCAGCCACCCACGAAGATGGTGGTTGCTCGGCCTGCTTGGGCTTTTGCTGCTCTGTCTTCTGCTCACGCGTTCGCGTGCCGCACTCCTAGGGAGCGGCGCGGCGATTGTAGTTCTCACAACCCTCCGCTACCGGTGGCTGTTTTGGCTCTATCCTCTTGGCGGCATTACGATCGCCGCTCTGCCTCAAACTCGTGCCATGCTCCTGCATCTCTTATCGGGATTGCGCGCACAGGATCGGGCGGCAGCGATGCGTTTGGATGAGTATTCTAAGTCATTCAACCTCATTCAAGATCATCCTTTGCTTGGCGTGGGATTCGGGCCGCCGCCCACCATCGACACCTTCGTCGGCGTATCGAGCATTTATTTACAACTGGCCGAATTGGGTGGATTTGTCACGCTCGCCGCCTTCAGCCTGGCAGTTGGGGCAGCGCTCTGGAGCATGCTGCAAGGATGGCGTAGAGGCTTGACACCGGACAGTGAATGGGTGGCGCTCGGCGCTCTTGCAGGCCTGTTGGGAGCGCTCGTAACCGGACTGTTCGACCAACACTACGTCGTCTATCCTCACATGGCAACACTATTCTGGCTAGTTGCCGGGCTTGGCGTTGCCGCCGCTTGGGTTGGGCGAGACTCCAAACACTCTACTGAAGACACCTTGTGA
- a CDS encoding tetratricopeptide repeat protein, which produces MSQVISTDRSRFKRYWEQQAIQCAAHQRWAEAEKINRSIVKLCPDDVDAHNRLGKSLWEMGLLHEAKDVYRRALELDPVNAIAGRNLERLRSSLCATPEIASADDMPHVPADIFIAESGKTTIVKLLPLPRKPSSALPLPGDPLRLQQHGSIIRVVSRNGVPLGQLGAALSQRLAFLIESGNRFAAAVVGIQSGDIFIVIKETYQHPSLAGQHSFPSQSRAQSGRLAFVRHSAVSLKSDAADEFGDADDWADLEKEAVDHDDLMMVEDDF; this is translated from the coding sequence ATGTCACAAGTCATTAGCACAGACCGAAGCCGGTTCAAGCGGTATTGGGAGCAGCAAGCGATTCAATGCGCCGCTCATCAGCGTTGGGCTGAAGCCGAAAAGATTAATCGCTCGATCGTGAAACTCTGCCCGGATGATGTTGACGCGCACAATCGTCTCGGCAAGTCGCTGTGGGAGATGGGATTGTTGCATGAAGCGAAAGATGTCTACCGGCGAGCGCTGGAACTGGATCCTGTAAACGCAATTGCCGGGCGAAATCTGGAACGGCTCCGGTCCTCTTTGTGTGCTACCCCTGAGATTGCTAGCGCTGACGACATGCCTCATGTCCCTGCGGACATCTTCATTGCAGAATCCGGCAAGACGACAATAGTCAAGTTGCTTCCGCTTCCCAGAAAGCCGAGTAGTGCCCTGCCCTTGCCAGGAGATCCATTGCGTCTCCAACAACATGGCAGCATCATTCGGGTCGTAAGCCGCAATGGGGTGCCATTGGGGCAATTGGGCGCTGCGCTATCGCAACGGCTTGCATTCTTGATTGAATCCGGTAATCGCTTTGCAGCCGCGGTGGTGGGTATTCAAAGTGGTGACATTTTCATCGTGATCAAGGAGACGTATCAACACCCGAGCCTGGCCGGGCAGCACTCCTTCCCAAGTCAGAGTCGCGCGCAGAGCGGCAGGCTGGCTTTCGTTCGTCATTCAGCAGTTTCGCTGAAAAGCGATGCGGCGGATGAGTTCGGCGATGCCGATGACTGGGCCGATCTCGAAAAGGAAGCGGTCGATCATGACGATTTGATGATGGTGGAAGATGACTTCTAG